The following is a genomic window from Takifugu rubripes chromosome 13, fTakRub1.2, whole genome shotgun sequence.
CATCATGGTCACTGACCCGTAAACACAAAGATAATGTTTTGGGTCGGCCAAAAAATGTTTGATTCCAAGTCCCAAAGTCTTCTGTCTTTATCCAAACTCCAAGAAACACCCAGAGGAAATGTCCTCTGCATGgtattattaaaataaagaattttattacatttccaATAATGTTTTGTGAGCCTAAACTCACCTTTTATTAGGAGAATGGGCGTCTGCATCATTCTCTATGACAGGGTGGAGGTCTGCTAAATCCACCTGGGTTTTCTGAGTATTGGCTCATTGCACAACAGGGCAATAAGCACAGAACCCTGCTGAGACCATATTTGGTTTAAGTCTGAGCTTTCACAAATACAGAACTACAGCTATGTATTATTAGAGTAATAAATATATTGCCATCACTTAcggtatttttttttaccagcttCACCATCTTAAGAAAGATCTCCAGTAATTCTTGTGACAAGACACGAGTGTGCTGACCAGTTAACTGGATCCGTTTCAGTAAAGAAAAATCTTAAAAATGCTTCCATAATGTCGCTGGAATTCTGGTCTTACAGCAGAACTGGGACGGAAGCCAGATGACCGTTGTTCCATTTATCATCTTTAAAAACTCTCTATAGCAAGAACCTCCCCTATCAACTCCACACACTCACCTCATCCCCATCTTGTTTcagtttcctctgtttttcaACATCTTTTAATTTATGAAGGAATCTCTGAAGATTTATAATGATCAAGATAAAGTGTTTCCATATGTCAGCCCTGTTCTATAGAACTATGGGGAGCACcaatttttcatttattatatAATGTACGTGTGGGCTGTGTCTCTTGTGTGCTGTTGAATTATCCTCCATGCATTACACTGTGTTGTAATTTTGTTGAACAGATTGTGAATACTGGAtctatttaaatgttaaactgGGAAAGGGGGCACAGAAGTGTTGGGGTTTCTTGCTAATCTGGTCTCCTCCTACAGTCCAAAAAGGTGAATTTTTGTGAGATTCGATTAGAGACTCTAAATAGTCGTGTGAGTGAATGGCGTGTTTGCTCTTTAACGGGCTGGTGACCTGTtgagggtgtattcctgccttgCACTCAGTGGCTGTTGGGACTGGTGCCAGATAATGATGAATGAACAGAGGGTGGTGACCCTCTGTTTTAATCGCCCCAAATATGCTTCATACAGCACTCTACTTGAACTTGACAGCAGTTATAATTGTTGAGGTACATTAGTTCTGCTGTTGGTTGTACATCATAAACTCCACAAACAGAACCAGATGTTGGAAACAGCTGGTACTCCTCAGTTTTTGCCGACAGCAGCGTTGTTTAAACCCCTCTGtgtggagctgagcagcagatttGACCATGGTAAGGCAAAATAAAGCATTAAATATCAATTGGACAGCCTGTCATTTTGTCATCCTGTATGATGGGTACACAGTATGCCCAGAAACagaattgtaattatttttacCACACTCAGGGTAGCCTTAAATAAGTACACCACCTATACTTGAACTACTGTATAATTGGCAACTGtgcaatttatttatttcctctagATGGCAGCATTGGCATTGACTTACAAGAATACAGTGTAGAGTGAGTGAGTAAGTAAGTacgtaagtaagtaagtaagtaagtaagtaagtaagtaagtaagtaagtaagtaagtaagtaagtaagtaagtaagtaagcaACTGTGCAATATATTTATTTCCTCTAGATAGCAGCATTGGCATTGACTTACAAGAATACATTatttatacaatatatacaaTATTTCAACCATTTCAAAAATCAACCATATCCATATCAGGTCGGTGATTTATGGCATCTCATGAACAAAACTGCATCATCGGCACCTCATTACAGTCGGAACTAGGActgaaaaatgaatcaaaacatTAATCTTTTACTATAACTACCTAAGTTTACATATCCTACTAGCTTTGAAACGCTTGGTTGGTTTCTGTTGTTCCAAGCTTGAGATATTGAGCAATACGTCTCCTCAACAAACAGATTTTCTCCTCTAGTTTGTGCTTCTTGTCAGTTCACAGTTTATCACAGTTTCTGCATCACCTAATTTATACTGTCTTTCCAATTTTTGCAGTATCCTCCCTCACAAGATGTACAatgtgtttcctcttttttcttaaTTTCTTAATTTCTTAATTTAACAGCACAAATCCACAAGTGGTTGTTAAGAAAAGTGGGGGGAAACAACCAAGACCTTGAtaattgcaaaaataaaatactaCCTTCCTCAGTTGCCTCTTTTGGCagggaaataaataaagggtAATAAAAGTGTTATAAGCTATCTAATTGAATCTTAAGGACATGTCAGTTTTGTGAGAAACATGATATCATGCTGGCAGAAACCTTTATTGCATCAGGTTTCATTTTTCCCTATTTTGACCCCAcatattcttattattattgaagAGAtaaaggttgtgtgtgtgtgtgtgtgtgtgtgtgtgtgtgtgtgtgtgtgtgtgtgtgttactgctAACTGCCCTCTGCTCCTATGTTCCACCGGTCTGGAGCTGTCTGGGGTGCCAGGGGACCTTTGCTCACAGCATGTCCACATTGCAGCCGTCACCTGGACAGTTTAGCAGAGACTTATATGGCTTATATTGATCCTTATATGGCTAAAAGCTAACATCTACCATCTTCCATCCTCACAGGTTAGCCATGCTCTTTAGACAAAAATGCTCTGGACACGAGAAGAAGTGTTTACAACTCTGTCATCAATCGGGTGCAAAGGTCAACACTAGTAGGACTGTGTTGATTTCACAGTAAGTTCTGAGTGCTGCGAGGAATCACTCGCAGCACTTTTATACAGAAAATCAGCCACCACAAAATTTGCTTAAGGTGGAAGGATTTTTTACCTCACTTCTGCCCTCCGGATCATAAAGATCTTTATacaatttatttgtttgtttgtttgtttaaactcTATTTGACCAGATCAGGGTCACGCAGTGTTGTTTTTCAGTAAGAATAAAAAGGTGCCGGAGCTGTaacagaagagcaaacagcCATTCTAGAATCAAAACACAGACACTGTTCATGATGAAATATTGGAGACACTTTTTGAATCCCCCAAAACTGGCAAGTCAATTAAACGTTAAAAAACCTCACTGAATCATACCTTAAACTGAGAGGATAGTTTTTTTTCTATGTTGATGAAACTGAATTTCTTTTCACATGAAATGTTGTgtaaacacaaatgtgtgtcaAATGGCCATAGGAAGTTTCCCGAAATtgccaaatcccagagagattAATTGGTATCCTCCTCCTGATTACTGGTAGTCACGGAACACTTGACTCAAGCTGGGCTGAACCTTGTTTTGAATCAAGAGAGCTCTATGCTGCGAGTTAGGAACAGCTGCTTTCACTTCCAGTTTTTAACCGCTAGGGCAATGAAACCTTTGCGGGTCCGTGGCACCTGAGACATACAAGACGGGTTTTTACGGAAGCTGTCAGGATTCCTGTGGATGCTTGATGTGAGGGAGCACTATGACAGCGCTCAACACATCTGTGgctcttctgctcctgctgcctaTATTGTTGACAggtaagaaagaaaatcatttatttcttttattttatcatttggtttatttattttgcatttattaTCGTTGTTAATGAAAATCACATAATATGGTAGACAGCCCGGTAAATTAGCTGATATATTTGATGTAATAAGTCTGATGTAACACATAACTATTTTCATGAACTATTTCTAATATGTACACCTTTACTTTTAAACTTCAttgttatatactgtatattatgtgtgtgtgtgtgtgtgtgtgtgtgtgtgtgtgtgtgtgtgtgtgtgtgtgtgtgtgtgtgtgtgtgtgtgtgtgtgtgtgtgtggcagggaAGAtggcatatatatatacacggtACTTGTTGTAGTCTGAAATTAGTCAAATTTATACCCCTTTACCAGGGGTCAATACTATTCAAACTGTTGGGATCAATTTGAAAAATGTTATATATTTAAAGACACCAATTCATACATGTGTGTTGTCATCTCCTTCAGGAGATGGGAAATACCTGTAGTTATATGACCTTATGAGTCACCCTCATAATGTCACTAAGGATTAATTGGTATGAACTTTGCACAAACCCTATCCATCCCGAAACTGACGGTGAAATTTTCCCTACATgcagtttcctgttttcataTCCAGCCACAGCATTAATTACCAAAGGTTAACTTTCACTGGCGCATGGGAATATATAGTGAAACGGGAAATAAGGAAATTGAATGCCTTTGTCATTAAATTTAACCAGAATTacttatttaaaatgtattttatacaTGTCATGTGGCATTTTTGACAGGCGTGTGTCCCCAGAGACCCAGAGAGGTGTATGTGAAGGCAGGGGAGATGGCTTCGCTGTTCTGTCCTCACACAGGGCACCAGCAGAGGCTGACCTGGACCAGTCACATCCTCCCAGAGAGGGACCTGGATTTGACGGAGGACATGTCCTCGTCAGAGCGCAGACGGACGGGCCTCCTGGTTCATGGGAGGAACCTCGTGGTTCTTGAGGCTTCTGTCAACCATCAGGGGAATTATTCCTGCTCTTTGGGGTAAAATATAAATGTACCCAAACAACATTACTCAAAAGAAGATAAAGCATTTACAACTAAAACGTGTTGGTCGCTATGGAAACACAATCCATTTTAGTGATTTACATAGTGTGGCGGATACACGCGGCTTTCCTTCTTGCTTTCACACATTTTGGTTGTTTGGGCTGACAGCTGTAAACGCAGCGATTAGAAGCTTCATGAATGACACGACTGACTACGttaacaggaacaggagcagaCGGTTCTGGTTCAGGCTGACCGTGTTACCAGCACAGAGCCCAGAGTTGGAACCGAGGACGACGTACTCTGAGACATGCTTCACTCCAGAGGCCTGCACGCTGAGGTGTCCTACCGTGAACACACCGGCTCAAGACATACCAAACATGACCATAAATGAAATCATGTGGCACAAGGTGCTGAATAACCCACACGCGCACGAACACACACGTTTCCATGTGCCTGTCAATCATCTGGAGCTGAAGAATCAATCTCCTGTCATGCAGGAGGGTGAATCGTCAACACCATATTATATCTCCAGTGTGGAGGAGAAAGACGGGGGCATCTACACATGTGTCAGATCCTACCTCTACGGAGGCCAAATGTATAACAAGACCTTCGCAGTGGCGCTGGATGTTCAGCCAGGCAGTAAGACACACTTGTTTGATTGGCGACCATGTTTGCTGAAGCCACTGTGAGTCTGATGtgcctgttctgctgctgtgcaggACAATCAGAGCAGCCGAGGATACTTTCGCCGCACGCAAATGATGTATTTCATGTGGATTTAGGTCAGTTCTGTGTGATTCCCTCGCAGTAGATCGCTGCAAACTCGATCTTAAGACTCCAAAATTCCTTTTCCTAGGCTCAGCCGTGGTGATCGACTGTCGGGCTGTTATGTACTCGGAGTTTGAAGAGGTGTTCTGGTTAAGCGGGGACTCGTTCGTGGACACCAACGAGAGCTTACCAGTTTACTACAACTACACCAGGTAAACGCCTCACACAGGCGCGCCAGTTCTTGTGGCTACAATCCCACCGTGCATACTTTCACACCTCCTTCCtggtcgtttttttttttcagtgactCGACCGGTACAGAGATAAAAATGACAGCATCGCTGGTCTTCAGAGAAGTGTCGGCGGAGGATCTGTCCAAGCGCTACACCTGTAAACTGGAATCAGAGAGCGTGCCCTCCACCTTCGTCACCGTCACTTTGGAACAAAAAGGTGCCCCTTTTACTGCTGGTGCTGACTTTGATTTATCTGCGTGAGGGTTGCATGAAATGAAGTGGGTGATCCTGTGACCAGTTCTGCTGTGTTCAACATCTCTGACACAGGTTTTTTAATTGCTTATAATTGATCCCCTGTAGCCTCTTTGAACTTCTTGGTGGAAGCTCTTTGGATTGGGATTGGGATAGTCATTGTTCTCACTATGATGGCAGCAGTTCTTTATATAAAGCTGAAAAAGAGCATAGTTTTCTCTCTGCAAGATGCTCAGACTTGCCATGGCAGCACTTCAGGTAAGACCAGTCATTTAGGACTAGAATCATCTGCTCCTCATAGCTTCTGTGAAACACCTGTGCGTTGCCGCGATGGTCACAATTTCCGCcgctgctttttgtttttgcacaggtGGAAAGAGCTACGATGCCTTGTTGGTGTCTTACAAGaatgaagaagacacaggaaTGATGGAACTTGACAGGAAATGGATGAAGAGTATTTTGGAGGAAAGATTTGGCTATGCTGTTTATGATTGCGGCATCATGAGGGGGAAAGGTAGGCATGTCAGGTGTAGTCTGATAGAGACTGAACTAAAGCAACGGAATCAATAACCCGGACTCTTGTGTGCAGGGGACGCTCTGTCGGAGCGCATTCAGCAGAGCCGGACTGTGATCCTGGTTCCCACCTCCTCCGATGGTTGTCTGGAATCTGGCCTGCTGAGCCACAACCACATAGCCCTCATGAAGCAGAGCAGTCGTGTGGTTCTCATCAGATCTGAATCCTCAGCATCGCCAAGGTCAGAGGAACTGCAGCATCTTGCCAAAGATGGACACTGCGTGACGTGGAAAGGGACGAGCTCCAGGttatcatcctcctccttctggaAGGAGCTGCAATGTTACCTACCTGTCCCACAGCAAACCAAAAGGAGACCTTTGCTGAGCACATTTACTAAGCACGATAACTGTGAAACAATGGACACGCATTACTGTTAGTAACTGCTTTCAGTTGAATACTACAGATAACTGTGGCCCAGCTTATTGTCTTTGTATTTCAAGTTATTTTAGTTCAAGCtttacaaatgtgttgtttttacatCGATACATAAACAATAATTGACTATTTATTCAACAAATTTCTCCATTTATGCATCGTAGTCTAGTCaatgaagagaagagaaagacagGGAAAAACGAAATGAAACTGAAAACCTACAGCTCACATTTGACCTTTAGTTTGTTTCTAGATTATTTATCTCTATGTACAGACAAGGGAAGATTTACTCCCTGTTCCAGAAAACTAGGCTGACTCACGTTGCTATTTGTCTGTTAATGATTGTCATAGTCTTGTCCAGACTTGTCCTGTTAATGTGCCGCTATTATAACACGTAATATCTCTAAATAGATATTAATCTTATtattatccaaggtagttttctatgtcaactggattgtttttcttggtgactcaccaccatgtgactcaccaccatgtgagtcACCAAGCAGGCAAAGTGGAGACAcaccaactgaaactaggtgaaggATCCTGCCaacaactctcaggtgaccacccagataaTTAGCATTCCAATGGTTCACAAGGGCtctattttcaagctctgtccccagcgagttcagatctgaagaagccttctggatagaaggcgaaacctCTTCAAAAGAGAAGTGAAACAATCCaggtgacacagaaaactacgtAGGATAACACTTAATATTTTAACCACATGGTGGCAGCATACACAAAACAAAACGCTTTAATCTTTCTGCTGATTAAATTGCTAAAATTGTCGGACAACAGATGTTTGTCATATTTGTCTACGAACGGCTCATTTCAATGTGCGCATCTTATTTTTCAGACAACAaaagtgtcattttaaaaaatccattCATTTAGTTATTCTAAAAAAGGAATGCATGTTTATGCATTATTCTGAATCTGGTAAATATTTAGTGTGAAACCACATATGCTGGTGAAAATGAAACTTACGGAAGAGAGATAATGCTCCCATTGTAAACAACCCTTTAATTAGTAAAGAGAacaatattattaataataatcattATTTGTTAATACTCATTATGCACTCTTCACACCGCCAATAATGATTATTTAATAATGATTATTAATCATATTGTTCTCTTTACTAATTAAAGGGTTGTTTACAATGGGAGCATTATCTCTCTTCCGTAAGTTTCATTTTTCACCAGCATTGTGGTTTCACGGGTTTGGGGAAACTTCGGTCGGTTTCGCTGCGCAGTTGAGCTGATTGATTTTACGCGCTTTTTGCGACGTTTCCGATCGTTTTGTGCGCATTAAAGTtggcatgatgatgatgaaatgtCTCCTCTATCTGACTGCACTCTTCACATCATTAACAGGTAAGGGCCGTTGCCATGTAAACGCAGATTAGGAGACCAACgcgaagaagaaaagaggataCCTGGATAACGTTAAGATGGAATTTCACGCAACAGGATGCGAAAATAATAGAAACACGCTATGATGACGTCTGTCAAACTCAGACGTAGATACAATGTAAAAACGTGTCGCCTTTTAAAGAAATCtgttagtaaaaaaaatgtgtgggTTTTGTAAAAGAACGGGAAATAAGACACGGACTTCTCTTCAGAGCGTGGCTTTTCTCTGACAAAACTTGACAGCTGTATTAAAACCTGACTTGGTATATGAGACGCATATCAATGTATGTATTTCTAGCAATTTAAGTTTAGACTGGAAGCTCCCTTATTTTTCACACAATGGAAAGCAATATGGTCAATACAAATAGAATTTTTATTGATGTAAGCATCAAagatccccccctccccccaacattTGAATTCTCTTTCAATTCCTCTTTTGGTTCAAATGGTTCCTTATAAACCAAGACTATTAGACAATGTCAATTTTTCCACATGAAGACCAGGAAAAAGCAAACATCCCAGCAAGTTTAAAGGTGTTATAAGAGATTACACAGCTTTAATCCAGCAATATAGGtctaaaatatttatttgtggAGAGTTTGTAAGTCACACATGACTGTAAAACCAAATAACTTTTcatttgcaggtgtgtgttctcAGAGACCCACAAATGTACAGGTTATGGCAAGTGAGATGGTGGCGCTGCACTGTCCTTTGAACACTCCAACAATCTGGATCTATTACGCCGCCCAGGCGAAGGACCTGTCTGCGATGTCCATGGCAGAGCAGAGGCAGATGGGTGTGGTGGTGCACGGAAGAAATTTGGTGATCCTCAGCGCTTCTGTGGGGCATCAGGGGAATTACTCGTGTTCTGCAGGGTAAAGTCCAGTCAGTCCTAATGACAATCTTTAAAGACTTCTAAAATTAGAATCTGGACTGGTTTCTTGAGGCTTTTCCACAAATGATGTGACAGGAATAAAAGTGGACAGTCGTGGTTCAGACTGACGATTGAGGCGACGCGGAGCAGTCCGTTTGATCAGACCTGTAATGCGAAAGAGTCCTGCACCTTGGAGTGCCCCGAAAAGAATTCTCCTGCTGAAAACATCCCAGGTATAAAACCCAGCGGCATCACATGGCACAAGGTATGTAGCTGGAGCAGAGAACAGAGCGAGCTATCCACTGTTTTTGAGTCATTTGGTTGTCCTTGTTTCTCCTTTTAGGCGGGTGAGCGCCCAACAATGGTGTTTTACTTCGGGCGCGTGGAGGAGAAGGACCACGGTTTCTACACCTGCACCAGACATTATCAGTGTCACGATCAGTTATATAACATGACCTTCACCATGTTGCTTGACGTCAAACCAAACAGTATGCCTGCACACCTCTGCAGAAGTCCATATTCTCTCATGGTAATGTCATGAAAGTACCCTGTCGGCTTTTTATATACGCAGAAAAATACAGAGAATATCAGAAATCAGATATCATTTCACCGGGAATGGGCGAGACGTTCTATGTAGATTTAGGTGAGTTTCTATTGTTTAAAGTTGAATTCTCTGCGATTCAAACCTACGCTAACTCTGCTTTTGACCAGGCTCGAGGGTGGTGATCAACTGCAAGGCTGTCATGTACTCAGAATTCGATGATCTGTTCTGGTTGATCGGGGAGGACTTTGTTACCACTAACCAGAGTCTGCCAGTTTTCTACAATCCTACAAGGTGTACTAATGGATTTTCCAGCCCCTTTGCAACAGCAATTTTAATAACTGGTTTTAATTCAGCCGCATCCTTTGACTTAGCAGTGAATCTAAATCTGGAGAGATTAATATGACGGCATCGCTGGTGTTCAGCAATGTATCCGAGGCTGATTTGTTGAGGAATTATACATGTAAACTGGACACCGACAGCCCGCCGGGAACATTCGTCACCATCCGCTTGGAGAAAAATGGTATGTTTGTCATCCAGTGTTTAGTCACGCAGGCTACCGACGGGTCTCAAAATCATCTTGCTCTCAAATTTCCCCGCAgggtcttctcctccttcttatCTTTCCCTGGCTGTCAGCGTCGGCTGCGTTGTGTTCTTCATGATTTCTGTCGTAATTGTCTACGCGAAGTTCAAAATTTACATGGTTTTGTTCCTGCGGGACACCCTCGGCTGTCACCGCAGCTCCTCAGGTACTTGTTGAACAGTCCATGTTGTACCTGTACTTGATTTCTACCTGTTTGcactgaaagctgctgctgtttgcttaGATGGAAAGAGCTACGATGCATTTTTGATGTGCTACAAGAGCGACACAGACGGAGGACTCAATGAACAAGACAAATGTTTTCTAGAGAGTGTTTTGGAAGAAAGATTTGGCTACAGCCTCTGCCTTTACGATCGAGATGTCTTGCCAGGGAACGGTATGTGCAATATATAGATGCATGTTAAAGAACCCACAGAGGGAGCCCCATGAAATGATggtctgttttctgtttgcagCTGCACCAGATGCAGTGTTGGACAGCATCGAGCAGAGCCGGACCGTGGTTTTGATTCCCACTTCATCAGATTCCTGTCTGGAGTCTGGCCTCCTGATCGCTGTTCACTCAGCCCTTGTGGAGCATCGGACTCGTCTAGTGTTCATCCAAACTAATGTAGAACAGGGCACGTGTTCGGGGTCTGTGTCGGAGGCCTTGCAACTCCTCGCTGAGGCTGGAGATCGAGTGACGTGGAAGGGCTCAAGCTCCGTGccactctcctcttccttctggaAGAGGTTACGATACTACCTACCGGCCTT
Proteins encoded in this region:
- the LOC101071369 gene encoding interleukin-18 receptor 1-like isoform X2, yielding MMMMKCLLYLTALFTSLTGVCSQRPTNVQVMASEMVALHCPLNTPTIWIYYAAQAKDLSAMSMAEQRQMGVVVHGRNLVILSASVGHQGNYSCSAGNKSGQSWFRLTIEATRSSPFDQTCNAKESCTLECPEKNSPAENIPGIKPSGITWHKAGERPTMVFYFGRVEEKDHGFYTCTRHYQCHDQLYNMTFTMLLDVKPNKKYREYQKSDIISPGMGETFYVDLGSRVVINCKAVMYSEFDDLFWLIGEDFVTTNQSLPVFYNPTSESKSGEINMTASLVFSNVSEADLLRNYTCKLDTDSPPGTFVTIRLEKNGSSPPSYLSLAVSVGCVVFFMISVVIVYAKFKIYMVLFLRDTLGCHRSSSDGKSYDAFLMCYKSDTDGGLNEQDKCFLESVLEERFGYSLCLYDRDVLPGNAAPDAVLDSIEQSRTVVLIPTSSDSCLESGLLIAVHSALVEHRTRLVFIQTNVEQGTCSGSVSEALQLLAEAGDRVTWKGSSSVPLSSSFWKRLRYYLPALQNVKKIRLLP
- the LOC105417273 gene encoding interleukin-1 receptor type 2-like isoform X2, encoding MTALNTSVALLLLLPILLTGVCPQRPREVYVKAGEMASLFCPHTGHQQRLTWTSHILPERDLDLTEDMSSSERRRTGLLVHGRNLVVLEASVNHQGNYSCSLGNRSRRFWFRLTVLPAQSPELEPRTTYSETCFTPEACTLRCPTVNTPAQDIPNMTINEIMWHKEGESSTPYYISSVEEKDGGIYTCVRSYLYGGQMYNKTFAVALDVQPGRQSEQPRILSPHANDVFHVDLGSAVVIDCRAVMYSEFEEVFWLSGDSFVDTNESLPVYYNYTSDSTGTEIKMTASLVFREVSAEDLSKRYTCKLESESVPSTFVTVTLEQKGGKSYDALLVSYKNEEDTGMMELDRKWMKSILEERFGYAVYDCGIMRGKGDALSERIQQSRTVILVPTSSDGCLESGLLSHNHIALMKQSSRVVLIRSESSASPRSEELQHLAKDGHCVTWKGTSSRLSSSSFWKELQCYLPVPQQTKRRPLLSTFTKHDNCETMDTHYC
- the LOC105417273 gene encoding interleukin-1 receptor accessory protein-like isoform X1; its protein translation is MTALNTSVALLLLLPILLTGVCPQRPREVYVKAGEMASLFCPHTGHQQRLTWTSHILPERDLDLTEDMSSSERRRTGLLVHGRNLVVLEASVNHQGNYSCSLGNRSRRFWFRLTVLPAQSPELEPRTTYSETCFTPEACTLRCPTVNTPAQDIPNMTINEIMWHKEGESSTPYYISSVEEKDGGIYTCVRSYLYGGQMYNKTFAVALDVQPGRQSEQPRILSPHANDVFHVDLGSAVVIDCRAVMYSEFEEVFWLSGDSFVDTNESLPVYYNYTSDSTGTEIKMTASLVFREVSAEDLSKRYTCKLESESVPSTFVTVTLEQKASLNFLVEALWIGIGIVIVLTMMAAVLYIKLKKSIVFSLQDAQTCHGSTSGGKSYDALLVSYKNEEDTGMMELDRKWMKSILEERFGYAVYDCGIMRGKGDALSERIQQSRTVILVPTSSDGCLESGLLSHNHIALMKQSSRVVLIRSESSASPRSEELQHLAKDGHCVTWKGTSSRLSSSSFWKELQCYLPVPQQTKRRPLLSTFTKHDNCETMDTHYC
- the LOC101071369 gene encoding interleukin-18 receptor 1-like isoform X1, with translation MMMMKCLLYLTALFTSLTGVCSQRPTNVQVMASEMVALHCPLNTPTIWIYYAAQAKDLSAMSMAEQRQMGVVVHGRNLVILSASVGHQGNYSCSAGNKSGQSWFRLTIEATRSSPFDQTCNAKESCTLECPEKNSPAENIPGIKPSGITWHKAGERPTMVFYFGRVEEKDHGFYTCTRHYQCHDQLYNMTFTMLLDVKPNKKYREYQKSDIISPGMGETFYVDLGSRVVINCKAVMYSEFDDLFWLIGEDFVTTNQSLPVFYNPTSSESKSGEINMTASLVFSNVSEADLLRNYTCKLDTDSPPGTFVTIRLEKNGSSPPSYLSLAVSVGCVVFFMISVVIVYAKFKIYMVLFLRDTLGCHRSSSDGKSYDAFLMCYKSDTDGGLNEQDKCFLESVLEERFGYSLCLYDRDVLPGNAAPDAVLDSIEQSRTVVLIPTSSDSCLESGLLIAVHSALVEHRTRLVFIQTNVEQGTCSGSVSEALQLLAEAGDRVTWKGSSSVPLSSSFWKRLRYYLPALQNVKKIRLLP